The segment TTCGCGCCCGAAATCATCGACGACCTCAAACGCGAGGGCATTCTCGCCGACGCGCTGTGCATCAAGCGACCCCGCCTGCAGACCTTCTGGTTCCGCCTCATGCGCGACCTCGACGAAGCCCGCAAGCCCCTGCCGAACCTGCTGCGCCGCGGCGTTGCCCACTTCCTGGCCGAACCCGCCATGTACCGCGAGGTCGAAGCGAAGGGCGCCCGGCCCGTGTCCTACACCGAGGCCCAGGAGACGCTCACCCAGATGCTCGCCGCCCTGCGCTGGAACGATTAGCCCGACGTCGGCGCCCGGCCCGACTCGGCCCCGATTTTTTCACACCGCAGCACACGGGCCGTATCCCCGGATCGGCGCGGAAAACCCAGCCGCGCACAATTTCCCAATACTGATCTACCTGACGTGCAATCTTTTTCAATTCAGGCTGTCACCAGCGCTTTTGCTCACAAAAGAGCAACAATAGGGACAGGCTTGCGTGAATTTGAGCCGTCCGGCAATGTCGCCGGAGAAAGTCGCACAACTGAAAGAGGCAGATATGTCGCTTGGAGAGATCTTTGTTTCCGAGTTCATCGGAACAATGTTGCTCATTGTCCTAGGTGTTGGCGTCGTTGCCAACAACCTCCTCACGAAGAATAAGGGCCGGGGAACCGGCTGGTTGATGATCAACTTCGGGTGGGGTCTTGCAGTCTTCGTCGGCGTTTACGCCGCATACAAGACGGGCGGTCACCTGAACCCGGCCGTGACCCTCGGCGTCCTCGCGTCGGGCGCTGAGGAGTACGTGCCCGGCGTCGCCGTCAACTTCGCGAACACCATGGCCTACATCGTCGCTCAGTTCCTCGGCGCCTTCGTCGGCGCTATCATCGCGTGGCTGGCTTACAAGCAGCATTACGACGAGCACGAGAACCAGGCCGAGATCCTGGGCACCTTCGCCACCGGCCCGGAGATCCGCAACCCGCTGTGGAACACCCTCACGGAGGTCATCGGCACCTTCGTCCTGGTCGCCTGGGTCCTGTTCAACGGCGGTAGCCCGACGACGGTCGGCCCGCTCGCCGTCGCCCTCGTGATCGTTGCCATCGGCGCCTCCCTTGGTGGCCCGACCGGTTACGCTATCAACCCGGCCCGTGACCTCGGCCCGCGTGTTGCTCACGCCGTGCTCCCGATCAAGGGCAAGGGCGGCAGCGACTGGGGCTACTCCTGGGTGCCGATCGTCGGCCCGATCATCGGTGGCGTGCTCGCGGGCCTCATCTTCGGTACCGGCGCGCTCAACGTCCTCGGAATGTGATTGGTGGCGCCGCCCGGTCGATAGCCCTGCGAGCAGGGCCGGGCGGCGTCAGGTTCGCAGGGATTTTTCTCAACTACATCCACGGTGTTGGCCATTCGTGAAAACTGTGATCAGCGCCCCAGAGCATCGATATCATTTCAATTAACCGTTCAACGACGAAGGGAACTCAATGACTGAGAAGAAGTACGTATTGGCAATCGATCAGGGCACAACCTCCTCCCGTGCGATTATCTTCGATCACTCCGGAAGCATCGTCTCCGTGGGCCAGAAGGAGCACGAGCAGATTCTGCCGAAGGCCGGTTGGGTCGAGCACAATCCGATCGAGATTCGCGACAACGTCCGTGAGGTCATCGGCCAGGCCCTGTCCAAGGCCAACATCAACCGGCACGAGATCGCGGCCGTGGGCGTGACCAACCAGCGAGAGACCGCGGTGGTGTGGGACAAGAACACCGGCGAGCCTGTTTACAACGCGATCGTCTGGCAGGACACCCGCACCGATAAGATCATCCGCGAGCTTGCTGGCGACGAGGGGCCGGACAAGTACAAGGAGATCTGCGGGCTTGGCTTGGCCACCTACTTTTCGGGCCCGAAGGTCAAGTGGATCCTCGACAACGTCGAGGGTGCGCGTGAGCGCGCCGAGGCGGGAGACCTCCTCTTCGGCAACACCGACAGCTGGGTGATCTGGAACCTGACGGGTGGCCCCAACGGCGGCGTCCACGTCACCGACGTGACCAACGCGTCGCGCACCATGCTGATGGATGTGCGTGAGCTGCGTTGGCGTGAGGACATCTGCGCAGACATGGGCATCCCGATGTCGATGCTCCCGGAGATCAAGTCCTCCTCCGAGGTCTACGGCTACGGCTCGAAGAACTCCCTCATCATCGACACCCCGATCGCGGGCGACCTCGGCGACCAGCAGGCCGCTACCTTCGGCCAGGCCTGTTTCGAGAAGGGCATGGCCAAGAACACCTACGGCACGGGTTGCTTCATGCTCATCAACACGGGCAACGAGGCCATCACGTCGAAGAACGGCCTGCTGACCACGGTGTGCTACAAGATCGGCGACCAGGCTCCGGTCTACGCGCTCGAGGGTTCGATCGCTGTGACGGGTTCGCTCGTGCAGTGGTTGCGCGACCAGATTGGCCTCATTTCCTCCGCCCCGGAGATCGAGGCCCTGGCTGACACCGTTGAGGACAACGGCGGCGTCTACATCGTCCCGGCGTTCTCTGGCCTGTTTGCCCCGTACTGGAAGGACGACGCCCGCGGAGCGATCGTCGGACTGACCCGCTACAACAACAAGGGCCATCTGGCTCGCGCGGTCCTCGAAGCCACCGCGTTCCAGACGGCTGAGGTTCTCGAGGCCATGAACGCCGACTCGGGCGTGGACCTCGGCGAGCTTCGTGTCGACGGCGGCATGACGGCGAACAACGCACTCATGCAGTTCCAGGCTGACATCCTCGGCGTGGAGGTCGTCAAGCCGGTCGTTGCGGAGACCACCGCGCTCGGTGCCGCCTACGCGGCTGGCATCGCGGTCGGCTTCTGGAACGGCGAGCAGGACGTCACTGACAACTGGCAGGAGGACAAGCGCTGGAAGCCGGCGATGGAGGCCGACGAGCGTGCCCGCCAGATGCGTCTGTGGAAGAAGGCCGTCACCCGCACGTTTGACTGGGTTGACGACGACGTTCGCGCTGAGTAAAGCTGGCCACGGCCTAGCACGAGGTGGGCGGATCCTCCCGGATCCGCCCACCTTCACGTCTGCGCTAGAGTGCTCCCGGTGCCCTGAGCTAACTCTCGGCACCGGCGTCGCGGCCGGCGTCGGCCTTCGTGCGGGCGGCCGGCTTGACGAACGGGAACAGGATGGTCTCACGGATGCCAAGGCCGGTGAGCACCATGAGCATGCGGTCGATGCCCATGCCCATGCCGCCCGACGGCGGGAATCCCTGCTCCATCGCCTCGATGAAGGATTCATCCAGCTGCATGGCTTCCGGGTCGCCCGCGGCGGCCTCGAGTGACTGTTGGGTGAGGCGCTCGCGCTGGATGACCGGGTCAGCGAGTTCGGTGTAGGCGGTGGCCACCTCCACGCCGCGCACGTACAGGTCCCACTTCTCGGTCAGCCCGGGCTTGGAGCGGTGGTTGCGGGTGAGTGGCGACGTGTCCTCCGGGAAGTCAAAGACGAAGGTCGGCTCCCACAGTTTCGAGCCGACGAGCTCCTCCCAGATGTCCTCGGCGATCTTGCCCGCCACGGCGTACTCTTTGACGCCGACGCCGAACTTCTCGGCGATCTGCACGAGGCGCTCGCGCGGGGTTTGGACGCTCACGTCCTCCCCCACGGCCTCGGACAACGAGGTGTACAGGTCCAGGCGGCTCCATTCGCCGCCGACGTCGTATTCGGTGCCGTCGGCAAGGGTGACGGTGGTGGTGCCGAAGAGGTCCCGCGCCGCGTTCTGGATCAGATCGCGGGTGAGGACGGCCATCTCCTCGTAGGTGGCAAAGGCCTGGTAGGCCTCCATCGCGGAGAATTCTGGCGAGTGCGTGGAGTCCGCGCCCTCGTTGCGGAAGTTCTTGCCGATCTCGAAGACGCGTTCGATGCCGCCGACCACTGCCTTCTTCAGGTACAGCTCGGTTGCGATGCGCAGGTAAAGATCCTGATCGTAGGCGTTGATGTGGGTCTCGAACGGGCGGGCCG is part of the Trueperella abortisuis genome and harbors:
- a CDS encoding MIP/aquaporin family protein, encoding MSLGEIFVSEFIGTMLLIVLGVGVVANNLLTKNKGRGTGWLMINFGWGLAVFVGVYAAYKTGGHLNPAVTLGVLASGAEEYVPGVAVNFANTMAYIVAQFLGAFVGAIIAWLAYKQHYDEHENQAEILGTFATGPEIRNPLWNTLTEVIGTFVLVAWVLFNGGSPTTVGPLAVALVIVAIGASLGGPTGYAINPARDLGPRVAHAVLPIKGKGGSDWGYSWVPIVGPIIGGVLAGLIFGTGALNVLGM
- the glpK gene encoding glycerol kinase GlpK; the protein is MTEKKYVLAIDQGTTSSRAIIFDHSGSIVSVGQKEHEQILPKAGWVEHNPIEIRDNVREVIGQALSKANINRHEIAAVGVTNQRETAVVWDKNTGEPVYNAIVWQDTRTDKIIRELAGDEGPDKYKEICGLGLATYFSGPKVKWILDNVEGARERAEAGDLLFGNTDSWVIWNLTGGPNGGVHVTDVTNASRTMLMDVRELRWREDICADMGIPMSMLPEIKSSSEVYGYGSKNSLIIDTPIAGDLGDQQAATFGQACFEKGMAKNTYGTGCFMLINTGNEAITSKNGLLTTVCYKIGDQAPVYALEGSIAVTGSLVQWLRDQIGLISSAPEIEALADTVEDNGGVYIVPAFSGLFAPYWKDDARGAIVGLTRYNNKGHLARAVLEATAFQTAEVLEAMNADSGVDLGELRVDGGMTANNALMQFQADILGVEVVKPVVAETTALGAAYAAGIAVGFWNGEQDVTDNWQEDKRWKPAMEADERARQMRLWKKAVTRTFDWVDDDVRAE
- the lysS gene encoding lysine--tRNA ligase, yielding MQPNYDDTSDQLAVRKEKRVRLLAAGRDPYPPQLEITHTIADVRAKYAVEREGEKVSADVVLQPGDELTGERVELAGRVMLFRPSGKIAFIQLQAGDGQRIQVIFSLANVGKEALDALKADVDLGDFVWVDGYVGASKRGELSIFATSWQLASKAIRPLPKMFTAEDGTEMALSEETRVRNRHLDLITRDTARKTVRLRAGMMKSIRKTFDERGYIEVETPILQPLHGGAAARPFETHINAYDQDLYLRIATELYLKKAVVGGIERVFEIGKNFRNEGADSTHSPEFSAMEAYQAFATYEEMAVLTRDLIQNAARDLFGTTTVTLADGTEYDVGGEWSRLDLYTSLSEAVGEDVSVQTPRERLVQIAEKFGVGVKEYAVAGKIAEDIWEELVGSKLWEPTFVFDFPEDTSPLTRNHRSKPGLTEKWDLYVRGVEVATAYTELADPVIQRERLTQQSLEAAAGDPEAMQLDESFIEAMEQGFPPSGGMGMGIDRMLMVLTGLGIRETILFPFVKPAARTKADAGRDAGAES